The region AGGTGCCCTCACTTCCGATCCAGATCTTGACTCACAATGGCGGGCACTGGCGGTGCCGTGGAAGCCGGACAAGGGCTTCGTCCTCCGAGCTTCCAGTCCCACGCGGGCAGAGTTAAAGAGCGCCGATGTGGTCTACGACCCCGAAGCGAATACCTTCACTGAGGTCAGCACCGGAAAGGTTTTTTCCGCCAACGGTGATGTCGGCCTCTTCACGACTAATCAATTCGACCCTGAACTTGGTGAAACCAGAGCCAACGACGGCGAATTCCTCACACCAGGCTGGCCAGTTTTCGTCGGCTTCGAGAACTACATCACGGTAGTCAATGATGATGGGGTTCGACAGAACTTCATTCCGATCCTGTTGTGGTCGTTCGTCTTCGCCCTCGGCACAGTCGCACTGCAGTTTGGCGTGGGTCTGCTGTTGGCGCTGAGTATGCAGCACCCGAAGATGCGTGGTCAAAAGATCTATCGCGTGATCCTGGTGTTGCCATACGTCATACCGATCTTCATGAGCGCCCTGGTGTGGAAGGGCATGCTCAACACCGACTTCGGCATCATCAACCAGATCATCGGGCAACCCATCGACTGGTTGGGTAACGGCACCCTGGCCAAACTCTCGCTGCTGCTGGTGAATCTATGGATCGGCTACGCCTACATGTACATCGTGGTGACTGGGGCGCTCACCTCGATTCCCGCCGACCTGAAAGAGGCTGCTTTTGTCGATGGTGCCAGCGGATTTAAGGCTTTCCGCACCATCACTTTGCCGTTGCTGATGGTCAGCGTCTCACCACTGCTGATCGCCTCATTCTCGTTCAACTTCAACAACTTCACCCTGGTAGAACTGCTCACCGGCGGTGGGCCGTTCGCTGGTTCCCCGATTGACGGCGGCCAAACCGACTTGCTGATCACCTACACCTATCGATTGGCTTTCGGAACTAGCGAGCAACTTCTCGGCTTCGCTTCGGCGATTTCGATGTTGATCTTCATCATCGTGGCGGCCGTAGCCGCCTACGGCTTCCGACTGACGAAACGTCTGGAGGAGATCAAGCAATGAGCGCCAATACAGAAGCTGCAGAGGTGACCAGGTCATCTCCACGAATGGGATTTGGCCGTTGGCTCACTGTGCTGGGGTGGCGTCATGCCATCGCCATTGTGGCCGTCGCGTTGGCGATCCTGCCGATCACGTACATCATCGGGGTGGCACTCAATCCGGTCGGCTCGCTTTCCGCGTCTTGTCCACCGGAAAAGACCGGATTGGCAGCGGTCGGGTGTCTCATCATTCCGGCCGAGATCAGCACTCAGAACTTCACCGAGATATTCAGCAACACGGCCCTGCCCTACGGGACCTGGTTTCTGAACTCGCTAGGTGTCGCGGTCGTGGTTTCCACCATGTCGACGTTGATGTCGGCCGCCGGTGCCTTTGCCTTCAGCCGGCTCCGTTTTAAGGGTCGTCGGCCAGGTCTGCTGGCGTTGGTGTTGCTGCAAATGTTTCCGCAGATATTGGCGATCACCGCGATCTTCATTTTGATGACTGAGATCGGTGAGGTCTTCCCCGGTCTCGGCTTGGGCACTGTCGCCGGTCTAGTGCTGATTTATTTGGGTGGCTCACTGGGCGTCAACACCTACCTGATGAAGGGTTTCTTTGACACCATCCCGGTGGAGATCGACGAATCAGCCAAGATTGATGGCGCCAGTCACGTGCGGATCTTCTTCGGTCTGATCTTGCGGTTGGCGTCGCCGGTACTCGTCGTCGTGTTCTTTGTGACCTTCACCTTCGTGTTCAACGAACTCGCTATCGCGCAGACCCTGTTGCCGGAAACCTCGAACACCACGCTTGCGGTCGGCCTGCAGACGTATGTTTCCGGAAACTTGCAGGAGTGGGGCAAGTTCGCCGCTGGCGCGCTGATTGGCGCGATACCGATGATTGCCGTATTCGCTGTGGCCCAGAAGTACTTGGTCACCGGAATGACGGCGGGCGCGGTCAAGGGCTGACCGTCGATGTGGCAGGCCCCGTTCCATGATGGGTCCCCGCTGTACCTGCCGGAGCCACCAACCGAACTAGGTGACGAGTTCGACGTTTTCCTGCGAGTGCCGCGGGATGCGGGCGCAACTCGGGTGCTGTGCCGCCAAGTACTGGACGGCGAGCCCTTCACCGTTACTGCGGAACTCGACCGCAGCGATGAGCACGCAGACTGGTGGCGGGCAACGCTGACCCAACACAACCCGGTGGTTAACTA is a window of Actinomycetes bacterium DNA encoding:
- a CDS encoding ABC transporter permease subunit, giving the protein MSEGKTPFGAFPSGSLSAWLAKLVILGIIDVLGIWAIATSFAAEWWLAIIFLTVVLLLLNITYFRKGGLPWKYLLPGLIFLFAFQLYPALYTFGASFTNLGTGHLISENEAVDAIEGQSEKSAGKGQSFDVLPIEQDGNVSMLIEDPKSGDVFIGTTEGIEPTTDVEIVDTPTGGKTADVPGYEVLNLGALTSDPDLDSQWRALAVPWKPDKGFVLRASSPTRAELKSADVVYDPEANTFTEVSTGKVFSANGDVGLFTTNQFDPELGETRANDGEFLTPGWPVFVGFENYITVVNDDGVRQNFIPILLWSFVFALGTVALQFGVGLLLALSMQHPKMRGQKIYRVILVLPYVIPIFMSALVWKGMLNTDFGIINQIIGQPIDWLGNGTLAKLSLLLVNLWIGYAYMYIVVTGALTSIPADLKEAAFVDGASGFKAFRTITLPLLMVSVSPLLIASFSFNFNNFTLVELLTGGGPFAGSPIDGGQTDLLITYTYRLAFGTSEQLLGFASAISMLIFIIVAAVAAYGFRLTKRLEEIKQ
- a CDS encoding ABC transporter permease subunit codes for the protein MSANTEAAEVTRSSPRMGFGRWLTVLGWRHAIAIVAVALAILPITYIIGVALNPVGSLSASCPPEKTGLAAVGCLIIPAEISTQNFTEIFSNTALPYGTWFLNSLGVAVVVSTMSTLMSAAGAFAFSRLRFKGRRPGLLALVLLQMFPQILAITAIFILMTEIGEVFPGLGLGTVAGLVLIYLGGSLGVNTYLMKGFFDTIPVEIDESAKIDGASHVRIFFGLILRLASPVLVVVFFVTFTFVFNELAIAQTLLPETSNTTLAVGLQTYVSGNLQEWGKFAAGALIGAIPMIAVFAVAQKYLVTGMTAGAVKG
- a CDS encoding glycoside hydrolase family 13 protein; the protein is MWQAPFHDGSPLYLPEPPTELGDEFDVFLRVPRDAGATRVLCRQVLDGEPFTVTAELDRSDEHADWWRATLTQHNPVVNYRFLTDTGPNRYRWITAAGQRDHDPPDSRDFRSSIHPGAPEWVYRSTAYQIFPDRFARGSA